Proteins from a single region of Octopus bimaculoides isolate UCB-OBI-ISO-001 chromosome 11, ASM119413v2, whole genome shotgun sequence:
- the LOC106869723 gene encoding uncharacterized protein LOC106869723, translating into MGLKMKQEYDVPKDEDDVPKDEDDVPKDEYSTSFGQISDMTLICYVPVMMSCQTIMHLYAHSRIEEEYSEALGFSSLYRDRLQKLSIKEEVQRLTSTWMTNALSVEYFMNIFSIVLIHFLGEAFGRKIGMLVSLSGTIGKVIVITATMSFKLPLNLLVVACAMNGITGGAGSFITGIVSHISDESKLGKSCFDRFSRVLALAVGISGIFIIIFGFIITTRNSIIVSLCLLNLTLISGIILIFRFEESQQRNTSQIYLTMKSSFWDLWNVVPVRKFLLLFFFLSMAAFSYLPAGGQTIFITQFFINKSFNSCDNTTIGIYLGIFTFSFYITYFFASMATMEQISSNAIIIGCLLIGFVSSIVLSLTMRMFFYQAVLVNNVVVYTVMYFIGKEMSLLVEVRLHGCLYALLFIINSFATSLTLPFLNMIYKRTLTYFPGSLYFTYAAFFLIAAAFQLGVWFYEKDKKEKRE; encoded by the exons ATGGGACTAAAAATGAAACAGGAATACGATGtcccaaaagacgaagacgatgtcccaaaagacgaagacgatGTCCCAAAAGATGAATACTCTACATCGTTCGGCCAGATTAGTGACATGACACTCATTTGCTATGTCCCTGTAATGATGAGTTGTCAGACGATAATGCACCTTTACGCACATTCACGTATCGAAGAAGAATATAGTGAAGCACTGGGTTTCTCTTCGCTGTATCGAGACCGCCTGCAAAAGTTATCGATAAAAGAGGAG gtgcAACGTCTAACGAGTACATGGATGACCAATGCTTTATCCGTGGaatattttatgaacattttCTCAATTGTTTTAATACATTTCCTAGGCGAAGCTTTTGGTCGTAAAATTGGCATGCTGGTGTCTCTGAGCGGTACAATCGGAAAAGTCATTGTAATTACAGCAACGATGTCCTTCAAACTACCTTTGAACCTCTTGGTTGTGGCTTGCGCTATGAATGGCATCACCGGAGGAGCTGGAAGCTTCATCACTGGTATTGTTTCGCACATTTCCGATGAAAGCAAGCTCGGAAAATCCTGCTTCGATCGTTTTTCAAGAGTTCTGGCTTTAGCCGTTGGAATATCCggcatttttatcattatcttcGGTTTTATAATAACTACCCGTAACAGTATCATTGTGTCTCTTTGTTTGTTGAATTTAACCTTAATCAGTGGAATCATTCTTATATTTCGCTTTGAGGAATCACAACAGAGAAACACCAGCCAGATATATTTAACAATGAAGAGTTCCTTTTGGGATTTATGGAATGTAGTGCCTGTCagaaaatttttattgttgttctttttcttgtcaaTGGCAGCCTTTAGTTATTTGCCTGCTGGAGGACAGACTATCTTTATCACACAGTTTTTTATTAACAAATCATTTAACTCCTGCGACAACACCACGATCGGAATATACTTAGGTATTTTCACTTTCAGCTTTTACATCACTTACTTCTTCGCAAGCATGGCAACAATGGAGCAAATAAGTAGTAATGCGATAATCATTGGATGTCTTCTAATCGGGTTCGTCAGCAGTATTGTTCTTTCTCTCACAATGAGAATGTTCTTTTATCAAGCAG ttCTGGTGAACAACGTGGTTGTCTACACAGTAATGTATTTCATCGGCAAAGAGATGTCTCTGCTTGTTGAGGTCCGCTTACATG GTTGCCTTTATGCCCTATTGTTCATCATCAATTCATTTGCTACGTCACTGACGCTACCTTTCCTCAATATGATATATAAGAGGACGCTCACCTATTTCCCCGGTTCTCTATATTTTACATATGCCGCATTCTTTTTAATTGCAGCAGCTTTTCAATT GGGAGTATGGTTTTAcgagaaagataaaaaggaaaaaagagaataa